Part of the Candidatus Cloacimonadaceae bacterium genome, GGGCGATGCGTTTTCACACCCGGAACTCAAGGAGCTTTTCTATGGCAGCTACTGCCAGTCCCTGATGGAACGCCTCTATCGCAACTGCATCCACAAGGGCTGGAACCACGCATGGTTCATGCTGCACCGCCACTATCGGATGCACGATGAGATCGCCGGACTCGTGCAAAAATTCTATTCTGGCAGATTGATCTCTATGCGCGAGGAGCAAAAAGCTCCATTGGTAAAGAATTCGGATCATCTCATCCTTTCCAGCAGGATCGTCTGGGTGGAATGTCCCCGTTCGGACGACGCCTATTTTGACCTCCGGCAGGCTCGGATCATCATCCACATCATCAAGTTGCTGAAACAAGAGCTAACAATCGGCAACGAGGAAATCGGCATCGTTGCCCCTTTCAGGGCTATGATCCACGCCCTGAGGCAGAAACCGGAAACAGAAAATATCACCATCGACACCGTTGAGCGTTTTCAGGGTTCCGAACGCCGGGTGATCATCATCAGCCTGCCGCTCAAGAGCACGCGTGAGCTTCGCGGCATCGAAGCACTATCCGATGACGGATGCATCGACCGCAAACTCAACGTTGCCGTCAGCCGCGCCAAGGAACGCCTCATCATCTTGGGTAATATGCAATTGTGCCGTTCATCCGCTCACTATGCTTTTTTGATGGACAAGATAGCGGCAGATTCGATCGTGATACCATACGATCGGTTAACTTAAGTAAAGATATATCAGACAAGGAGTAAACATTATGTCTCAACCCAATCAACCCAATCAACCCAACCAGATCAACATCAAGATCGACGAAAAAGTCGGCGAAGGCACCTATGCCAATTTCTTTGTGATCACAAATTCCCCTTCCGAGTTCGTTATCGATTTTGGCAGAATCCTCCCCGGGATACCCGATGCCAAGATCTATTCACGGGTGGTTTGCACGCCCCAACACGCCAAGCAACTCTCACAATTGCTGATGAAAAACATCGAAACCTATGAAAGCCAGTTTGGCGAGGTCAAGATTCAGGGCATGCCGGAAAACAAGCCGGTTGGCTTCAAACCCGAAAGATAAACAACCGACTCCGCTTGTCTGAGATATCGGAACAAGCATTTATTCTCAGGACTGCGCAGGCTTCTCCGCAGCATCGGCATTCCCCGATAGGTTCGAGGACTCAGCAGCATCGGC contains:
- a CDS encoding DUF3467 domain-containing protein; this encodes MSQPNQPNQPNQINIKIDEKVGEGTYANFFVITNSPSEFVIDFGRILPGIPDAKIYSRVVCTPQHAKQLSQLLMKNIETYESQFGEVKIQGMPENKPVGFKPER